From Acidobacteriota bacterium, one genomic window encodes:
- a CDS encoding tetratricopeptide repeat protein, translated as MTKPSSHGVFIVAFLLLTSLSELVYGQAAKPATFRAITIVTEPSASVWIDGVGWGKTDKAGRMEIKTVSAGAHSLRVRANGFKEKTVPLTALQKGEISIALVKTTDEAELAFQEGERMAFSDREKAVEAYQKAIKLRPNYPDAYLALARVQTEMQDTEDALESILAARKLRPGFAEAAAVEGRIHKENGEEAKAIAAFKRAIAEGKGFQPEAYAGLGLLYKEKAEGAGASGDFEAEDANFAEAAKNLKMSLRQLSGAPDTVVIYQLLGLIYEREKKYAEAIALYEEFLRIFPNSSEATAVRSFITQIKKNMADTPN; from the coding sequence ATGACGAAGCCTTCTTCACACGGCGTTTTTATCGTTGCGTTTTTATTATTGACTTCCCTATCGGAGCTCGTTTATGGCCAGGCGGCAAAGCCTGCAACTTTCAGAGCGATCACGATCGTGACCGAACCTTCTGCGTCCGTTTGGATCGACGGCGTTGGCTGGGGAAAGACCGACAAGGCCGGCCGGATGGAGATAAAGACGGTTTCGGCAGGTGCTCATTCGCTGCGCGTTCGAGCGAATGGATTCAAGGAAAAGACCGTGCCTCTGACCGCCCTGCAGAAAGGCGAGATCAGCATTGCTCTCGTCAAAACCACCGACGAAGCTGAGCTCGCCTTCCAAGAGGGCGAGCGAATGGCGTTTTCTGACCGTGAAAAAGCGGTCGAAGCGTATCAAAAAGCAATAAAACTCCGACCAAATTACCCCGACGCTTACCTCGCTCTGGCCCGCGTTCAGACCGAGATGCAGGATACCGAGGACGCGCTGGAATCGATCCTTGCGGCTCGCAAGCTGCGACCCGGCTTTGCCGAGGCTGCGGCGGTCGAGGGACGTATCCACAAGGAGAACGGCGAAGAGGCTAAAGCGATCGCGGCTTTCAAGCGCGCGATAGCCGAGGGCAAAGGCTTTCAGCCGGAGGCTTACGCTGGATTGGGCCTTTTGTACAAGGAAAAAGCGGAAGGGGCTGGGGCCTCGGGAGATTTTGAGGCCGAAGACGCCAATTTCGCCGAAGCAGCTAAGAATTTGAAGATGTCGTTGAGGCAGCTCTCAGGAGCTCCGGACACGGTGGTGATCTATCAGCTGCTTGGCTTGATCTACGAACGCGAGAAGAAATACGCCGAGGCTATCGCTTTATACGAGGAATTCCTCCGCATCTTTCCTAACAGCAGCGAGGCAACCGCGGTGCGGTCATTCATAACTCAAATTAAAAAAAATATGGCCGACACGCCCAACTAA